From Oryza sativa Japonica Group chromosome 4, ASM3414082v1, one genomic window encodes:
- the LOC9268465 gene encoding G-type lectin S-receptor-like serine/threonine-protein kinase SD2-5, producing MARVIWSANRASPLGENATLELTGDGDLVLREIDGRLVWSSNTSGQSVAGMQITEHGNLVLFDQRNATVWQSFDHPTDVLVPGQSLLQGMKLRANTSTTNWTESKLYMTVLPDGLYAYVGSKPPQLYYKYLVDTNKSRKDPTRVTFTNGSLSIFLQSTQAGKPDKRIALPEAKSTQYIRLEYDGHLRLYEWSGFEWTMVSDVIHMDDVIDVDNCAFPTVCGEYAICTGGQCICPLQTNSSSSYFQPVDERKANLGCAPVTPISCQEMKNHQFLTLTDVYYFDGSIITNAKSRDDCKQACLKNCSCRAVLFRYYHNDSDGECKSVTEVFSLQSIQPEKLHYNSSVYLKVQLPPSASAPTQKRIKVSLGATLAAISSLVLVIIVGIYVRRRRKYQKLDEELDFDILPGMPMRFSFEKLRERTEDFSKKLGEGGFGSVFEGKIGEKRVAVKRLEGARQGKKEFLAEVETIGSIEHINLVKVIGFCAEKSNRLLVYEYMPRGSLDMWIYYRHNNAPLDWCTRCRIILDITKGLCYLHEECRRKIAHLDIKPQNILLDEKFNAKLADFGLSKLIDRDQSKVVTVMRGTPGYLAPEWLTSQITEKVDVYSFGVVLLEIICGRKNIDISQPEESVQLINLLREKAKDNELNDIIDKKSTDMVSHHQEEVIKMLKLAMWCLQNESSRRPSMSMVVKVLEGAVSVENCLDYSFVNANSVISTQDNSSTYSAPLSASILSGPR from the coding sequence ATGGCACGGGTTATCTGGTCGGCCAACCGGGCAAGTCCTTTGGGAGAGAATGCTACCCTTGAGTTAACTGGAGATGGCGATCTTGTCCTCCGTGAAATCGACGGGAGACTCGTCTGGTCGAGCAACACTTCAGGCCAATCCGTGGCAGGCATGCAGATCACTGAGCATGGCAATCTGGTGCTGTTTGATCAGAGGAATGCGACAGTGTGGCAGTCATTTGATCATCCAACCGATGTATTGGTCCCTGGGCAGTCATTGCTGCAGGGCATGAAGCTCAGAGCAAATACATCTACCACAAATTGGACTGAGAGTAAGTTGTATATGACTGTTCTCCCAGATGGTTTATATGCCTATGTTGGATCCAAACCACCACAGCTATACTATAAATATTTGGTGGACACAAACAAGAGCAGAAAAGACCCAACGAGGGTTACCTTTACGAATGGAAGCCTCAGCATCTTTCTGCAGTCGACACAGGCAGGAAAGCCAGATAAAAGAATTGCACTGCCAGAAGCTAAGTCCACCCAGTACATAAGGTTAGAGTATGATGGCCATTTGAGGTTGTATGAGTGGTCTGGATTTGAGTGGACCATGGTATCTGATGTAATCCACATGGATGATGTAATCGACGTGGATAACTGTGCTTTCCCCACAGTATGCGGGGAGTACGCGATATGCACAGGTGGGCAATGCATCTGTCCTCTTCAGACTAATTCTAGTTCAAGCTACTTCCAGCCAGTTGACGAGCGGAAGGCTAATCTTGGTTGTGCACCAGTGACTCCAATATCTTGTCAAGAAATGAAAAACCATCAATTCTTAACTCTTACTGATGTTTATTACTTTGATGGCAGCATTATAACCAATGCAAAAAGTAGAGATGACTGCAAGCAAGCCTGCTTAAAGAATTGCTCCTGCAGGGCTGTACTCTTCAGGTATTACCATAATGATTCCGATGGAGAATGTAAGTCTGTGACAGAGGTCTTCTCCTTGCAATCAATACAACCTGAAAAGCTCCATTACAACTCTTCTGTTTACCTCAAAGTGCAACTTCCTCCCTCCGCTTCTGCCCCTACACAAAAACGTATCAAGGTAAGTTTAGGGGCTACACTTGCAGCAATTAGTAGCCTTGTTTTAGTTATTATTGTTGGCATTTATGTACGAAGGAGGAGGAAGTATCAAAAACTAGATGAAGAATTAGATTTCGATATATTGCCTGGAATGCCAATGCGGTTTTCATTTGAAAAGTTAAGAGAACGCACTGAAGATTTCAGTAAAAAGCTCGGCGAAGGTGGATTTGGATCAGTCTTTGAAGGAAAAATAGGTGAAAAGAGAGTTGCAGTGAAACGTCTGGAAGGTGCCAGACAGGGAAAGAAGGAATTCTTGGCAGAGGTTGAGACTATTGGCAGCATTGAGCACATCAATCTTGTCAAAGTGATTGGATTTTGTGCCGAGAAGTCAAATAGGCTTCTGGTATACGAATATATGCCAAGAGGGTCACTCGATATGTGGATCTATTACCGCCATAACAATGCTCCTCTTGATTGGTGCACAAGGTGCAGAATCATTCTGGATATTACCAAGGGTTTATGTTATCTTCATGAGGAATGCAGGCGAAAAATTGCTCATTTGGATATCAAACCACAAAATATTCTCTTAGACGAGAAATTCAATGCCAAACTGGCTGATTTTGGACTTTCCAAACTAATAGACAGGGATCAAAGTAAAGTAGTGACCGTGATGAGAGGCACACCTGGATATCTGGCACCTGAATGGCTAACATCACAGATCACTGAAAAAGTTGACGTCTACAGCTTTGGAGTTGTTCTCTTGGAAATAATATGTGGAAGGAAAAATATCGATATTTCACAGCCAGAGGAAAGCGTTCAGCTCATCAATTTATTGCGAGAGAAGGCTAAAGACAATGAATTGAATGATATAATTGATAAGAAAAGTACTGATATGGTCTCACACCACCAGGAGGAAGTGATTAAAATGTTGAAGCTCGCAATGTGGTGCTTGCAAAATGAGAGCAGCAGAAGGCCTTCGATGTCGATGGTTGTCAAGGTATTGGAAGGCGCAGTGAGCGTGGAAAATTGCCTGGATTACAGCTTTGTCAATGCAAATTCAGTGATATCTACTCAAGACAACTCATCCACATATTCAGCTCCACTTTCTGCATCGATTCTATCTGGTCCAAGATGA